The following DNA comes from Ammospiza caudacuta isolate bAmmCau1 chromosome 7, bAmmCau1.pri, whole genome shotgun sequence.
CTGCGCGTGTGCTTCGAGTCCAGCGCCTCGTGCTCTTCCGTGAAGCTGTCTGGGCTCGCCGCCCCGTCCAgagagctgccacagctggagtTGGGGGACAGCATGTCCTGCAGGAGGTCTTCCTGGACTATCCCCGAGTCTTTGCTCACCTTGCCCCTTTggtttccttcttcctcctggTCGTTGAGCAGCTTGGCCAGGAAGTTGATGTATTTCATGGCCAGGCGCAGGATCTCGTTCTTGCTGAGCTTCTTGTCGGGCGGGTGCGTGGGGATGAGCTTGCGCAGCTCCGCGAAGGCCCCGTTGACGTtctgctgcctccacctctccCGGCTGTTGGTGAAGATGCGACGAACCACCTTCGTGTGAGGGCCTGCAACGCCAACCACGCACAATTAGGAACTGGATTCAACACGTATTACTTTGCAGAATAGGTCACTGCTTTGCAAATTAACTAACTCACTAATTTTAGTGAGGTTTAATCAGCAAGGCAGTGAAACAAGAGTTTCTAGCTAAGTGGAAGCTGACCCCATGAGCTGAGAATGCCATAACTTCTGTTCAATTCAGTGGAAGGGAAAAATGGAGTTGCATCTCTTTGGATGTCTCCTCAGGTATTGAAATTTACCTCTCCAAGGAAGAAGGCTTAGGCCATGATATGTGTGCAGAAGGCTGCTGTAATTTTAGAGTATCTCATCTCATCAACAAGGATAAATCAGCAACCATGGTCCTATTAAAAGTTTATCTCACTAGATGGCTTTATTTTCTACCCCAAAAATTGTCTAAAGAACACACCACTGGGACAGGAGGAAATCAGCTTGAGCAGAGGTTCTGACAACTCTGAGATCCAGAGGTCTTCGCTGCTGAGAGACACCAGGGGGTTGGAGCAGCCTCTGAATGAAATGGGGTGGTGGGATTTGTCCCATAGCAATGAGGACAGGTAGGAaatgaccacactgaccacagaGTGGAGGCAGTGTCCTGCTGGAAGGGTGATCCCTGTTTGGAACAGATTCACAGCTGACCTGAGGGCTGCCTGCTCTCTGTcaccactgccacagggcaAAAACTCCCTCTGACAATGATTGGAGAAGGGGCTTCAAATTGCTGGAGGTGTCTGCTTGCCCTAATTACGTGTGACCTCCAATTACACCTTGAAATTTTACATCCATGTTTCTGAGAGGGAATGCTACACAGGAGGAAGGCACAAAGCACACCAATTCTCCTTTCAGCACATCAGGGCACCTCCTGGTGTGCATGAGAAAAGCTTTGTCTCTGTGCTAGGAGAGACCCAAAAGCACATCTGCTGAAAAATACtgttctgcaggagcagcagtgctgcaaatCAGGATTGCAGGTCCTTGGGTCCATGGAAACCAGCTCACGTGAGGGAACACTATCACAAGATGCTTTTATTATTACATCCTTCCCATCATCTCCTCCAGGAGACATCAACAATGGAAGGTCACATCAATCTCATGAAAATCTGGAAGAATGACCAGGGCAGAAATTCCCATGGGATAGGAAGCATCACATACAATGAAAAATCACCACAGAGTGGGAAGCAAAGCCTTGCAGGTTACATATTGGTGAGATTTACCCCAAAGGACCATGGAATTCCCATTCCCCCATCTCTGTCCTGTATCCCCCACTCTGTGACACCTGCCTAACTTCTCCCTCCCGGTGGGAACAAGTCCCTGGCCTTGGTGAGCAGTTCAAGCCACAGTTCTGACAtcacacagcagagccagccccccAGGGCACATTTAAACACCTTTATTCTTTTCTACCACAACTCTTGGCTGCCTTGGCTGTGGCACAGGAACCAAACAGGTGTGACTTTTTATGAGTATCATGGGCAGGCTGTACCTCAGCAAATCCCACCTTGCACAACAGGAGAAGTGGAATCCCTTGTTCCAGCTGATCAGATGCCATCAGATGCCATCATATTTCTTCCCTTTGGGGGAAGCTgggtccctgcagcccagcacaccCCTCAGaaccccctgccctgcagggtttGCATGGGGACACACCCTCAATCACTCAATCAGCCAGTTAAAGCTGCCAGCCTCTCCAGCGTGTGAGCAGCCTCACAACTCACTTCTCCTCAtggtgtgctcagagctgggagtCCCCTAAAGCCACAAAAAGCCCCTGGGACAAGCTGGGGGATGCAGAAATGACAAACACCTCCCTGACCTCTAGGATTCCAGTGTGATGCTTCAATAAAGGCAATATTCACCTCCAAACAGCCCCTAATGCCCTCGGTATCAATTTAGGTACAAGAGCTCATGCAAAGGGAAGGTTTTCTGTCCCTggtgtgtcacagcagcctgctgTGCCACAGGATTGTGGGGAAGGTGACAGGGACCAAAGGGacctcagcagcactgccaaTTAAGCAGTGAAGAATGTGCTACATCCTACTAAAATAATATGACATTTTTAACACTTTACTGCTCCTTCCAGACAAGACAAAGCAACTGGGTTTGAATCCAGAGAGAGATGGTGCTCAAAAGCTATTTACTCCCATAAGGGTATGAGAAATAACCACACCTTGGATACtgctccttaaaaaaaatcctcaagaGGCTTTCAGTCTTCAAATATGTGTTTCTGTTCACTGGAAGTTGATAACTAAAAGGCATCTATTCATAAATTGgtcaaaaatcagaaaaaaaaaaacaaaaacaaaaacaaaaaaacacctgTTCATTTTCATCCATAGGCACCCAAATCAAGCTTTAGTATATATAAAACAAGTTCTAACACCAGTCAAATTCTTGATTCCTGCACCAACTGAATTAAACATATCTTTCAGAAAGAGATCAGGCTTTGGCCAAAACATATCAAGCAGTGGAGGAAATTAAAATGCCCCAT
Coding sequences within:
- the TAL1 gene encoding T-cell acute lymphocytic leukemia protein 1 isoform X3, which produces MKSKCGFFGEPDSFSMYGSNRVKRRPSPYEMEITDGPHTKVVRRIFTNSRERWRQQNVNGAFAELRKLIPTHPPDKKLSKNEILRLAMKYINFLAKLLNDQEEEGNQRGKVSKDSGIVQEDLLQDMLSPNSSCGSSLDGAASPDSFTEEHEALDSKHTRSLHHAILPVEGNAQR